A genomic segment from Modestobacter roseus encodes:
- a CDS encoding glycosyltransferase, whose amino-acid sequence MARAAENAPDLTVVTVAYRSRVLVAELLDGLPAELPVIVVDNSDGSDGLPDVVAARPNGKYLVGGGVGYARAANAGADAATTEVIVFVNPDTRPTAADLATLAADVAGDPRCAASAAVLVDPDGRPRLGVGGWEFSPLRAAAFAVGLHKVLPRVGPFARPAAGEQLDVDWVSGAVMAIRRSTFAELGGFDDRYYVYCEDVAFGRRARERGMYERMRSDVGVHGSSGGSGAPSLEMMRLRGASLTRYVRHHQPPLRAGAISAFMAFGYALRTVGQLALRNRRRAREHWAYAVGLVTARATVSGRVVTDR is encoded by the coding sequence GTGGCCCGTGCGGCGGAGAACGCCCCCGATCTGACGGTCGTGACGGTTGCCTACCGTAGTCGCGTTCTGGTGGCGGAGCTGCTCGACGGCCTGCCTGCCGAGCTGCCGGTGATCGTCGTCGACAACTCCGACGGCAGCGACGGGCTGCCCGACGTGGTGGCGGCCCGGCCCAACGGCAAGTACCTGGTGGGCGGCGGCGTCGGCTACGCCCGCGCCGCGAACGCCGGTGCCGACGCGGCGACCACCGAGGTCATCGTGTTCGTCAACCCCGACACCCGGCCGACCGCGGCCGACCTGGCCACCCTCGCCGCGGACGTCGCCGGTGACCCGCGCTGCGCGGCCAGCGCCGCGGTGCTCGTCGACCCCGACGGCCGGCCGCGGCTGGGGGTGGGCGGCTGGGAGTTCTCACCGCTGCGGGCCGCCGCCTTCGCGGTCGGGCTGCACAAGGTGCTGCCCCGGGTCGGCCCCTTCGCCCGGCCGGCCGCCGGTGAGCAGCTCGACGTCGACTGGGTCAGCGGCGCGGTGATGGCGATCCGCCGGTCCACCTTCGCCGAGCTGGGCGGGTTCGACGACCGCTACTACGTCTACTGCGAGGACGTCGCCTTCGGCCGGCGGGCCCGCGAGCGCGGGATGTACGAGCGGATGCGGTCCGACGTCGGGGTGCACGGCAGCTCCGGCGGCTCGGGCGCACCGTCGCTGGAGATGATGCGCCTGCGTGGCGCCTCGCTGACCCGCTACGTGCGCCACCACCAGCCGCCGCTGCGGGCGGGGGCGATCAGCGCGTTCATGGCGTTCGGCTACGCGCTGCGGACCGTCGGCCAGCTGGCGCTGCGCAACCGCCGGCGGGCCCGCGAGCACTGGGCCTACGCGGTGGGTCTGGTCACCGCCCGGGCCACGGTGTCCGGCCGGGTCGTCACCGACCGATGA
- a CDS encoding glycoside hydrolase family 26 protein: MDAHRTTGTDLAGSRPAEPAAGPGRSRGRLRWLLVAAALALVVVVVAVVRWTGDDPQPPVSAPPPPDAESPAPLTRADWQGTGVGVFRKTDPEAVQGYEEWLGRPVELAVDFSSREDWRDISRPQYQFDAWEGLPYRLVLGIAMLPDEVDASLEAGARGEYDEYFQTLAEGLVDAGQEDAILRIGWEFNLPSWVWSSEDEDTWVAYWRRIVDVMRSVDGEQFRFDWNVNNGPSRIDAVDYYPGDEYVDYVGVDAYDVTGAVYPIPDDCDQACADALRREAWRDEIYGGERGLRFWSEFAAQHDKQLSLPEWGVWERNDGIGGGDNPYYIEQMAEFIADPENRVGYQAYFENANSQGTHELLGDDFPRARERYLELFGGPEAG; the protein is encoded by the coding sequence GTGGACGCGCACCGCACCACCGGCACCGACCTGGCCGGCTCCCGGCCCGCCGAGCCCGCGGCCGGTCCCGGCCGTTCCCGTGGCCGGCTCCGCTGGCTGCTCGTCGCGGCGGCCCTGGCCCTGGTCGTGGTCGTCGTGGCCGTCGTCCGGTGGACCGGTGACGACCCGCAGCCGCCCGTGTCCGCCCCGCCGCCGCCGGACGCCGAGAGCCCGGCCCCGCTCACCCGGGCCGACTGGCAGGGCACGGGCGTCGGGGTCTTCCGCAAGACCGACCCGGAGGCGGTGCAGGGCTACGAGGAGTGGCTGGGCCGGCCGGTCGAGCTGGCCGTCGACTTCTCCTCGCGCGAGGACTGGCGGGACATCTCCCGGCCGCAGTACCAGTTCGACGCCTGGGAGGGGCTGCCGTACCGGCTCGTACTCGGGATCGCGATGCTGCCCGACGAGGTCGACGCCTCCCTGGAGGCAGGTGCCCGGGGCGAGTACGACGAGTACTTCCAGACGCTGGCCGAGGGCCTGGTCGACGCCGGTCAGGAGGACGCGATCCTGCGGATCGGCTGGGAGTTCAACCTCCCCTCCTGGGTCTGGTCCAGCGAGGACGAGGACACCTGGGTCGCCTACTGGCGCCGGATCGTCGACGTGATGCGCAGCGTCGACGGGGAGCAGTTCCGCTTCGACTGGAACGTCAACAACGGACCCAGCCGCATCGACGCCGTCGACTACTACCCCGGGGACGAGTACGTCGACTACGTGGGCGTGGACGCCTACGACGTCACCGGCGCCGTGTACCCGATCCCCGACGACTGCGACCAGGCCTGCGCCGACGCGCTCCGTCGCGAGGCCTGGCGGGACGAGATCTACGGCGGGGAGCGCGGGCTGAGGTTCTGGAGCGAGTTCGCCGCCCAGCACGACAAGCAGCTGTCGTTGCCCGAGTGGGGCGTGTGGGAGCGCAACGACGGCATCGGCGGCGGGGACAACCCCTACTACATCGAGCAGATGGCGGAGTTCATCGCCGACCCGGAGAACCGGGTCGGGTACCAGGCGTACTTCGAGAACGCGAACTCCCAGGGCACCCACGAGCTGCTCGGGGACGACTTCCCCCGGGCGCGTGAGCGCTACCTCGAGCTCTTCGGCGGCCCCGAGGCCGGCTGA